The following is a genomic window from Candidatus Zixiibacteriota bacterium.
AGGAGCAAGAGATCGTAGCCGGCCTTTCGGCCCGCGTCGGGCTACCCGTCATTACCGCGATGGGCGCCAGCGCAGAGGCGCTCAGGCGCCTGCGGGCAAAAACGGTCGTGATCGCCACCGCGTACAAGGAATCGATCAACGACGCCGTCCGGCGCTACTACGAATCGGCGGGATTTCAGGTTCTCGGCATCCGGGGCCTGCAAGTTTCCAGGCCCGTGGATCAGGTCAAGCTTCCGGACTACGCCTCGTACAACGTCGCGCGCGCGCTTTACCGAGAGCACCCGAAGGTCGACGCCGTCCTGATTCAGGGCCGCTGGCGCTCGGTGGCGTGTGTGGAGGAGCTGGAAAAGGACGTGGACCGTCCGGTCGTATCGAGCACGGCGGCCTCTCTCTGGTGGGTCATCCGCACGCTGGGAATGAAGATCAGCATTCCCGGCTATGGTCAGCTGCTGCGCTGACCGTAGCAAAAAAAAGCGGGACCGCCTCCCGGGAGGTGACCCCGCTTCCGACGCTGTCGCGTCCTGTCTCAGTTATACGCTTGGCTGGCTCGAAGCCCGTGCGTCGGCGACCTTCGTCCGGCGACTTGCAGCGCCCGGCCTGGCAGGCGTTTTTTCAACCGCCCCCTCTTCCTGTGCTCGCTCGATGGAGCGATTCAGCACCTTCCGGTGTTGGAGCTCGGGGCCGAATCAGCCGACCCGCCGCTGGCCGCTGAGCGTTTCCCGGACGGCCCGCCGCAGCGGGCGATCCTGGCCCGGCGGAGTCTCCTCTCCGTTCATAGGACTCCCTCCTTACATCGTCGCCGCAAACGATCCGCGGGCGCGCTCCGCGCGTCGCTCCGGCGTGCCCTTCACGGAGGTGGTGGGCACAGTCCCTCTCCTATCGCTCTGCCGTCTGCTTGTCAAGGGACTTCGCCCGTCACCGTCCGGCCGCGACGGCTACCGTTCCGAGCACGACCGCGACCGTGCCGGCGACGGTGCGCGGGTTGATCTCCTCGCGGCCGCGGAGAAAGATCATCGCGATCAGCAGGTTCCAGAGCGGCGTGGTCGCCACGATCGGCGCCACCACGACGACCCGGCCGGAAGCGAGCGCTATCAACGACAGTAGCGCTCCGAGCGCTTCGAAAAATCCCGAAGCGCTGAAGTGCAGGACTCCTCTGCGGTCCCAGGGCGCGCGGCGGTCGCGAGCCCCCGCGCAGTAAGGCACCGCGCCGATCAGGGAGACGACCGCGACCACGGCCGCGAAGAAGACCGGCTCGTTCGTGATCGTCAGGCCGAGGCGCCGCAGCGGAAAGGCGATGCCGGCCAGAGCGCCGGCCGCGAGCGAGTAGAGCACGTGCCACCAACGGTAGCCGGGCGGCGGCGCCTGCGGCTTCCACGAGATCAGTACGACGCCGACGACGATCAGGGCGGTCCCCGCGAGGATCATCCCGCCGGCTCGCTCGCCCATGACGAGCACCGCGATCGCCGCGCTCCAGAGCGGGTAGGTGTTGCGCAGCGGCTGGCTTCTGGCCGTCCCGACCTTGTGCAGGCCGATGAACGTGAGCAGGCTCGTGGCGCTCTGCAGGACTCCCAGGACGACGAACACCACCAGGGCCGGGGTGGCGAACCGCGGGATGCCCCCGGTCACGAAGACCGCCGTCCATAACGTAGCGGTGCGCGCCGTCAGCGAGACGACGGTCGCCACGATCGGCGTGGAGTAGCGGAGCCCGAACCAGCCGAAAACCGTGAAGAGCGCGTACGATAGGGCGGCGAGGAGAGCAATGGCCTCAGGGGTCATGACGCAAGGGCGGCGACTCCGAGCCACGCCGCTGGCGGCGCTTCGGGCAGCGGCTTGATCGTTCATGCATATACGCGAGCGGGAGATTGCGCAACCCGGCGCCGGGCCGCTCGCGGCCGACCCAATCCCGCAGAGGTTCGCGAGTCAATATGGAAAGTAGAAACGGGAAACCAAAGACCTGACGCCGATTTTGGCGGATCTCTGCCGGCCCGACGAAGCCACTGGCAAGGTGAATGCCGGCTGAGTCCTGCGGTTTTTTCCCGCCGCGCCGCTTTTCGTATATACTGGGGTCTGCGGCATTCGCGGCGCGTGCGGTCGAGGCGGGCGCAACCGAGCGGCCTCGGGGCTCCTGAAAACAGAGCCCCGGCCGCGCGCGACGGTCGCGTTCCCGCCTGGACGGCGCCGCCGCGCGTCCGGCCCGTGCCGGGCTGAAAAAACGCTCTGTGAGGTGACGATGGTTCGAACATTGGTCTGCTCGTTCGTCTTCATTCTGCTGTGGAGTGTCGATGCCCGGCCGCTGACGGCTCAGGACAGGATCCGCGACCTCGTGGTCAAGATTCACGCGATCCATCACACGCCGGACGTGCTGCGACCCTGGATGAAAAACAGCCCGCAACAGGTGGGCGGATCGGGGGTGGTGATCCGGGGGCGGCGCATCCTGACCAACGCCCACGTGGTCCGCTACGCGAGCCAGATCTACGTCCAGCCCAACCAGTCCCCGGACAGAATCGCCGCCCGGGTGGAAGCGATCGCGCCGTCGATCGATCTCGCGGTGCTCAAGCTCGAAGACGAGGCATTTTTCGAGGGGCGGGGCTTTCTCCCCTTCGCGGACGAGCTGCCGCGCGTCAAGGACGTGGTCAACGTCTACGGCTACCCGACCGGAGGGACCGAGCTCTCGGTCACCCAGGGGATCGTCTCGCGCATCGAGTTCACCGAATACTACTACCAGACGAGCGGCCTGCGCATACAGGTCGACGCTGCGCTGAATTTCGGCAACAGTGGCGGCCCGGCGGTCTCCGACGGGAAGCTGGTGGGGTTGGTCTTCAGCCTCATCCAGAACGCCCAGAACATCGGTTACCTCATCCCTGTCGAGGAGATCGAGCTCTTCCTCGCGGACATCGCCGACGGCTCCTACGACGGCAAGCCTCAGATCCACGACTTCCTTCAGACCGTCGAGAACGACGCCCTGCGCCGCAAGCTCGGACTGCCTCCGGGCATCAACGGCATCATGGTCGCAGACTCCTACAGCAGGGATCCCTCGTACCCGCTGCGGGAATGGGACGTCATCACGCGGATCGGCGACACGCCGATCGACAGCGACGGCAAGGTCACCGTGCGCTACGATCTCCGTCTCTCCGCCCTCTATCTGGTGCAGAAGCACGCGCGCAACGGGCAGCTCAAAGTCACCGTTTTCCGCGAGGGGCGGACGTTGGAAATCGATCTGCCGGTCCACGGCGGCCGGGAACTCGTGGTGCCCTACCTGATGAACGACAACCCGCGCTACTTCATCGCCGGCCCCCTGGTCTTCTCGCAGGCGACCCAGGAGTACATCGAGCGGGTGGGCGTGCAGCGACTGCTCCCCGCGCGCCAGCACGCCAGCCTGTTGATCACCCGCCGCTACGACAAACCGGCCTTTCGCGGGGAAGAGCTGGTGGTGGTGGCGTCGCCGATGTTCCCGCACCGCAGCACCAAGGGATACGACAACCCGGAGCGATCCGTCGTAAGCGAGGTGAACGGCGTCCCGGTCCGGAACCTCCGCCATCTGGTCGAAATCCTGCGCGACAGTGCCGCCCCGGACGCCACGTTCAAGTTTTCGACGGCCGGGCGCCGAACGCACGAGACCATGGTCTTCAACCGCGCGGAGCTGCTGGCGTCGACCGCGGAGATTCTCGAAGAGAACGGCATCCGCCATCCCCACTCGCCCGACCTGCGCTCGGTGTGGGAGAAAGCGATTCCCGACGCGCCGCGAGCGGCGGCCGCGGGCTGTTGCGTTTCGCGTCCCTAGCGAGACGGCGCCCCGCGATTGCTCTGGCCGAACGGCTGTTATAAGATCGATCCGCCTTTGCTCCGGAGCCCCGGAACGGTGGGATAGCACGATGCGCAAGAGGATTTTTTCCTGGCTCGGCCACGAGTTCGTGATGCTTTCCGGCGAGGCGCGGCCCGCCGCGACGGCGACCGAAGAGGCCAGGGAGCTCTTCGAGCGCTTCGATCGGGAGCTCGGCGCGCTCGGCCTTTCGCTCGCCCACACGGTGCGCACCCGCCTCTGGGGAAAGGATCGGGAGAGCCGCGATCGCGGCAGCGACGAGCGCGTTCGCATCCTTTCCGGCAAGGCCCGGTCGGCGAGCTCGAGCTACATCGCTCCGGGCCGCTTCGACTCCGACGCCCGCGTGGCGATCGATCTCCTGGCGATGCGGCCGGCCCGGCCCGACAGCGCCAAACGGATCGTGGACTACGATCCGCCGATCGTGCCGATCCGCTTTCTCGTCTATGAATCGGTGGCGGTGCTGTCCGGAGTCACGGCGGTGCGACCGACCCTGAAGGAGCAGCTGGACGACATTCTTCCCCGCATCGAGGCATCGCTCAGGGACGCCGGCACCTCGTGGTCGCGCGTCGCCCGGGTATCCTTTTACCTCCATCGCAGCCAGCCGCTCGAGACGCTTCGGGAGCTGTTTCGCCGGCGCGTTGCCGCTGAAATTCCACAGGTCGAGGTCGAGCTGGTCGACGGCTACTCCGCCCCGGGCAAGCTGTGCGAGATCGAGGTGACCGCTTCCCTATGAGCGTACTCCGCGTCTTCATCCTGGACGACTTCGAGGACCAGGCGAGCCGCGTTCCGGCGTATGAGCTGTTGCGCGGCCGCGCCGAGGTGACGATTCTCAAGGAACGCCTCGACACGCTCGAGAAGCTGTCCGACCGCCTGCGCGGCGCCGACGCGATCCTGCTGATGCGCGAGCGCACGCCTTTTCGCGAGGCGGAGCTGGCCGCCGTTCCGGGCCTCAAGTTCATTTCCCAGACGGGCCGGACCACGGCCCATCTCGATGTGGCGGCCGCCACCCGGCGCGGCATCCCGATCGCGTACACGCCGAGCGACAACGGACGATCGACGACGGAGCTCACCATCGGCCTCATCCTGGCCCTGCTGCGCAGGATCCCGGAGGTCGACCGGCGCATGCGCGAGGAGTCGTGGCCGGCCGTGACCGGCAGGATGCTTCAGGGGAAAACCGCGGGCGTGATCGGCTTCGGCAGGATCGGGCGTCAGGTGGCGCGAATCCTGAAGGTGTTCGACGCGCGGGTTCTCGCCTACTCGCGCACGCTGACCCCCGAGAAGGCCGCCGAGGCGGGCGTCGAGTGCGTCTCGCTGGAGACGCTCCTGCGCGAGTCGGACGTGCTCAGCGTTCACGTTCCGCTCAACGCGAGCACGCGCGGCCTGATCGGGGAGAAGGAGCTGGCGCTGGTCAAGCCCGGGGCGCTGCTCGTCAACACGGCCCGAGGCCCCCTGGTCTCGGAGCGCGCGATGGTGGAAGCGCTGCGGAGCGGGCGGCTGGGCGGCGTCGCCCTGGACGTCTACGACGTCGAGCCCCTGCCGCTCGATCACCCGCTGCGCCGTTTCGACAACGCCATCCTGCTCTCGCATCGCGGCTACGCCACGGAGGAGGTCCTGCGCGAGCGGTACGAGCAGGCGATCACGAACATTCTCAAGTTCATGGACGGACGGCCCGTCGATCTCCTCAATCCGGAGGTCCTGGAGTCGACGCGGGGCTAGCACGCCGCGCTCGCGTGACCGATGCGGGGGCTCGTCGGCAAAGCGTGGCGATGACCCCCGCGCTCGCGCTCGTGGATCGGGGCGGGTGCGAATTGACACTCGGCCCGAAGATCGCGTAAGCTCGCCGGGTCGCCCGGGAGCGAAATCGCGAAAAGGAGGAACGAACGATGGCTGCGGCAAACGGCCACGGCGAGGGAATCGAAGGCGTTATCATCTCGTCCGACTCGCACGTGATGGAGCCGGTCGATCTCTGGAAAAAAGGCGTGCCCGAGCGTTACCGCGACGCCGCGCCTCTCTTTCCGCCGCACAAGGTCGGCGAAGGCTTCCAGCACCATCCGGGAGGATGGGATCCCAACGCGCGCATCAAGGAGATGGAGGCCGACGGCGTGAGCGCCGAGGTGCTCTATCCGACGCTCCTGCTCGACCTTTTCGCGCTCGACGACGCCGGCCTGCAGGAAGCCTGCTTCCGCGTCTACAACGACTGGCTCATCGATTATTGCAGCGTCGACACGAACCGCCTGATCGGCGTATCGGCGATCCCCGTTTACGACATCGACGTCGCCGTAAAGGAGCTGGAGCGCTGCCGCAAGGCCGGCCTCAGGGGCGCGATGGTGTGGCAGGTTCCGCATCCGTCGCTGCCGTTTCGCTCCGACCACTACGACAAATTCTGGGCGGCCGCTCAGGACCTGGACGTCCCGGTGAGCCTGCACATTCTTACCGGCCACGGTTACAACAAGGACAAGGAACGGCGCAAGGGCGTCGAGCACTATCGCGGCAGCGTCAACCTCAAGCTCGCCGACATCGCAGGCGCGCTGTTCGAGTTCATTTTTTACGGCATCCTCGAACGCTACCCCAGGCTCAGGGTCGTCACAGTGGAAAACGAGGTCGGCTGGCTGCCGTTCATGGTGCAGCAGTGGGATTACTACTATCGCCGGTTCCGCGGCGTGAACCCGCCCCCGATCACCCGGGACCCGAGCGAGTTCGTTCGCAACCAGGTCTATTCCTGCTTCTTCAACGACGCGGTCTGCGGCCACAACCTGGAGTGGTGGGGTCAGGACAACGTCATGTGGTCGAACGATTTTCCGCATCCCAACTCCACCTGGCCGAACTCGCTCAGGATCATCCGCCGCGACCTCGGCCACCTGCCCGTGGAAACGCAAACGAAGGTCCTCGCCACGAACGTGGCCAGGCTCTACGACCTCGACCTGTCGAGAATTCCCGCGGGCATCGCGCGCGCGGCGGCGCGCGCGCAGGCGAGCGCCTGAGCCCCGGCAGGGACGATGGCCGGGAAAATCGGGCGCATTCTTTACGCGACGGACTACTCCAAGGCCTCGGAACGGGCGTTGGAGCACGCCATCGCCCTTGCGGGGCGAAACGGCGCCGAGTTGCTCGTCGTGCACGTGATCGAGCCCGTGCCCGCCCACATGCCGGGTGAGGACTTCGGCGGCGCCGAGCTCTACGCCAGGCTCGCCGAGAGCGCGCGGCGCGAAGCCGAGGCGTCGATGGACAGGCTGATGCAGCGGCTGCGCCGCTCGAGGGTCAGGGCGAAAAGCCTCCTGCTCAAGGGGGTGGCGTACGATCAGATCATCAAGGCGGCGAAAAGCCGCAACGCCGACATGATCGTGATCGGCACGCACGGGCGCACCGGGCTGTCGAGGCTTTTCCTGGGCAGCGTCGCGGCCCGGGTCGTCGCCGCGGCGCCTTGCCCGGTATTGACAGTGCGCGGACAATGACGTTCGCGGGAAGACCGATGGCAAACCCCTACTCGCTGGAACAGTTCATCACGGACCTGAACCGCATCACCGGCGCCGAAACGGCGCCCGCGAGGATCGTCGCGCAGGCCCGCCCGCTTCTCGAAAGGCTGGTGCGCACTCCTTCCTGCATCGATGCCCGCTTCACCCGGCGCGGAGCGACCGCCTACGGCCGTTACATGCTGCACCGCGCTCCGCGGTTCAACGTGACGGCGGTCGTCTGGGGACCCGGCGACAACGCCAAGGCGCACAACCACGAGACGTGGGGCCTGGTGGGCGTGATCGAGAACGAAATCCAGGAAACACGCTTTCGACGCACGGACGACGGCTCGCGACCCGGATACGCCGAGCTCGAAGTCACCGCGGTGCTGAGGAACGAGGCGGGCATGGTTTCCTGTCTGCTGCCGCCCGACGACGACATCCACGAGATGAACAACGTCACGCGGCGGAACACCGTCGAGATCCACGTCTACGGCAAGGACCTCACGGATCTCCCGCGGCTGCGCTTCGACGTCGACGGCAGGGCCGTGAAGACCTTCGCCAGCCCGAAATACGACAACTGTTAGACGGTTGCGCCGGGCGGCTGCTCCTCACAGCGTCACTTCCCACTCGAGATAGCGCTTCATCGACTCGAGGTCCCCGGTGATCGAAGGGGAGAGAACGACGTCGTTCGGCTCGACGAGGCAGCGAGCCAGCCCGGCTTCGGTCGAGCCACCCGCGGCGACCCAGCCGCGCAACCCGCGCTCGAGCGCCCGCACGCGTTCATAGCCCATGCCCTCGAGCGCCCGCGCCGCGAGCGCCGCGGCGCGGCCGTCCGGGGAGGTCACCACGATCGGCTTGCCGCGGTCCGGAAACAGCCGCGGGATTTCGGTCTCGATACGGCCGCGCGCGATCCAGAGCGCCCCGGGAAGGTGGGCCGCGCCGAACTCCGCGCTCGTTCCGACGTCGAGAATCGTGACGCCGCGGCTGGCGCCAGTGGAGAGGAGCTCGCGGGCGTCGATCCAGGCGGCGGCGTCCACCGCGCGGGTCACCAGGGGGCTCTCGCCGCTCTCGGCGCCGGCGAAAAGCGGCCTTCCGCTTTCGGCCCACGAGCGCAGGCCGCCGTCGAGGACCGAGACGTCGCGAAAGCCCATCTCACCGTACCAGTAGGCCGCCACGGTCGCGCGCGCCGCCTCGTTGCTGAGGAAGACGATCCTGGCGTGGCGGACGGCGATGAAATCGTCCGCGCACTGCACCGCCTGGCCCCCCGGCGCGTGGATCGACCCGGCGATGTGGCCGCTCTCGTATTCCCGCCGGGAGCGCACGTCGACGAGATAGAAGGGCCCGTCCGTACGCCGGGAGAGAAGCGCGTCGATATCCTCGCAGCCGAGCCGGGAAAGCCCGGCGTCGGCGGCCATGCGCCGTGCCAGCCTCGAACCCTCGCTCACGCTTTCGACCGGCGGGACCGGGACGTTTCTGCGGGGCGACCGCTCCAGCTCCAATCCGGCCAGCACCCATCCCATCGTGCCGTTCTGCAGCACGCGGGCGCTCTCGACCCCGAGGGCCCGCAACGTCGCCGTTCCCACGATGCCCCGGGTGCGTCCTGCGCAGTTGACGACGATCATGGCTTCCCGCCGCTGTTTCAGCGCGTGCGCCCACAGCACCAGATCGCCGCCGGGAACGTTGCTCCCTCCGGGAACGCAGAACCGCGCGTATTCCTCGGGAGTCCTGACGTCGAGCACGGCAACGCTCCGCCCCTCGTCCTGCCAGCGCTTGAGCTCCTCCGGCGTCACGTGCGGAACGTGTCGCGCCCGGTAGAGCCTTTCGCCGAACCGCTTGCTGGGAACGTTGACGCCGGTTGCGACGGGCCGCCCCTCGCTTCGCCACGCGTCGATCCCGCCGCCAAGCACGGCGACCTCCTCGTACCCCAGCTCCGCCAGGGTGGCCGCCGCCAGCGCCGCACGCGCCCCGCCCTCGTCGTAAACCACGACGGGCACCTTGAGATCCGGCACCAGGGCGAGGACGCGGAACTCGATCTCGCCGCGCGGCAGGGACGTGGCGCCCGCGATCTGGCAGTCGTTGAACTCGCCGCGCTCGCGGACGTCCAGAACGGCGCACGGCGAGCCGCCGTCCATGAGCTCTTCGAGCTGCGCGCACGAGATTTCCTTCGCCATCGTCATCCCGCTTGACCGTGTCCCGCGATCCGTTCTACTTATGGCTGAGGAAAATTCAAGGACCGCTTTTTTCGCCCGGCGCCGGAGGCAACGATGACCACCGCAGTCTACGATCGCTTCGAGGGGTTGTTCATTCCGCACGTCACGCCGTTCGACGACTCCGGCGAGCTGGATCTGGAGAGCCTGGAGCGCCTGGCGGCCCATTTCGCCGCGATCCCCGGCGTCGCGGGACTGGTTTCGTGCGCGCGCATCGGCGAGGGGCCGGTGCTGACGCTGGAGGAAAAACGGCGGGTTTACGAGATCGCCGGCCGGGTCGCACGCCGTGCGGGTCGCGTGCACGTCGCGACCATCGCCCCGCAATCGACCGCCGAGGCCGTCGCGCTCGTCCGCGACCTGGAAAAGCTTGCCGTCGACGCCGTCATGATCTTTCCGCCGCTGCTGTTCGCCTGGGGCGAGGTCGGCGGCGATCTCAAGGTGCGATTCTTCGAGGAGCTGGCTGCCGCCACCATGCTGCCCCTGGTGCTCTTTCAGGTGCCGGTGAAAAGCTACTGGTACGACGTCGAAACGATCTGCCGCATCGCGCGGCTGAAAAACGTCGCGGCGTTCAAGGAAGCTTCCTTCGACCGCGAGCTGTTCGCGGAAACCGCGCGGCGGCTCGGGCGCGAGCAGGCAGCGATGAAGATTCTCACCGGCAACGACCGCTTCGTCGCGGAGAGCTACGGCCTGGGCGCCCGCGGCGCGCTGATCGGCGTGGCGAATCTCGCCACCGAGAGATGGGCCGCCCTGGACGCGGCCGGCCGCGCCGGCGACGGAACGCGCGCGCTCGCCATCCAGCAAGGGCTCGACCGGCTGAAGGAGCTGGTCTTCAGCGAGCCGATCGTCGAGGCCGTGGCGCGCATCAAGGCGGTGCTGCGGCATCAAGGGCTGATTCGCTCGGCGGCGGTCCGCAAACCGCAGCTCGGGATATCGGCCGCCGAGCAACGCGAGCTGCTGGAGGGCTACGGCGCGCTCGCGGCCCGCGGGCCCGCGGAACCCGAAGCGCCGTCGGCCGTCTAGCGCGGCCCCGCCGCGCCCCGCTCCGGCGTCATGAACGCAAAAAGCGCGATGATCACCGCCAAAAGCGCCATCGCGCTCAATCCAAGCGACCAGTGAACACCGATCAGGCCGCCGACGACGCCGACGGTGACGCCGCTGAAGGCTTTGAGGCCGTTGTACGACATGTTGAACAGGCCGATCAGCCGCCCGCGCAGCTGTGCCGGAGCCAGCAGCTGTACCAGGGTCTGGGCCATCGAGAGGAAGGTGAGATTGAGCAGCCCCGCGCAGAAGAGCAGCGCAACGCCCAACAGGTAGCTGCTCGACGCCGCAAAGCCCGCGATCGCCAGGCACCACAGGATCGCGCAGGCCACCGCGGTCCGCGGGTCGGGCCTGAGCAGCCCCCTGCCCTCGAGGAGCAGCCCGCCCACGACGGCACCGGCCGCGTTGGCTCCCAGCAGGACGCTGTAGGCGATGTCCTGCTTGTCGTGGCCGAAGTCGTGCGCGAACTCGGGCATCTGCGCCTGAAAAGCGTTTCCCACCAGCAGCGACGTGGCGCCCCCGAGGACGATCATCGACAGAATCGTGCGGTCGGCTGAAAGCTCGCGCAGCAGCGCGACGGCCCCCCGCAAGGTCAGGCGCTGCGTGCGTCCGCCCCCCGCCTCGTCCCGGCGGTGGCCGGTATACGGCACGGTCGCCAGCCAGGCCGCGAGCGGCAGGTAGAGGATGACGTTCACGAACAGCCCGACGGCCGGCCCGAAAAGGAGCATCATCCCGCCGCCCACCGCCGGGCCCAGCAGGATACCGAGCTGGCGCGAGGTCGAGTTGAGCCGCACGGCGCTCTGCAGGAACTCACGGCCGACGATGTCGTGGATGATGAGCTGGCTTCCCGGACCCCAGAGCACTCCGGCCATGCCGTGGACCACGAGCAGCACGCAGGCGTGCCAGACCTCGATCGTGTCGGTGAAAAACAACACGCCCCATGCCAGGGAGACGACCGCGTACATGAGCTGCGAGGCCTGAATCACCTTGCGGCAGTCGTGCCGGTCGGCCAGCGCACCGAAGTAGACCGAGAAAAGAAGAAAGGGCGTCCAGTGGCTGATCACCGCGAATCCGCCCAGGACGGGGGAATGGAATTTCTGGAACAGCAGCCAGTAGCTGATGACGTGCTCGATGTTGTCCGCCATCATCGAGAGCATGCTGACGGTGAAGTAGATGCGGAAATCGCGGTGGTGCAGGGCGGCGAAGGCGAGCCTCCGCTCCGCCCCCGGCGCCGCCGCCGCGGCGCCGCCGGAATCGAGGACCTTCTTCAACGGCGTCCCTGAAACTCGCCGGCGACGGGCATCGCGAAGGCGAAGAGCACGATGGTGACGGCGAAGAGCGCCATCGCGCTCAAGGCGAGCGACCAGTGGATCCCGATCAGGCCGCCCAGCACGCCCACCGTGACGCCGCTGAAGGCCCGGAGGCCGAAGGTCGAGGTCGAAAACAGGCCGATCAGCCGCCCGCGGAGATGGCTCGGCGCGAGCAGCTGGACGATCGTCTGCGCGGTCGAGTAGAAGGCGAGGTTCAGCACGCCCGCGCAAAACAGCAGCGCGAGCGACAGCGGATAGCTGGACGAGAAGGCGAAGGCCGCGACCGCCACGCACCACAGGCCCGCGCAGACGATCGCGGTCCGGACCGTGGGCTTGAGCCAGCCCTTCCCTTCCAGCAGGAATCCGCCGGCAACCGCTCCCGCGGCGTTGGCGCCGAGCAACGCGCTGTAGGAGAGATCGGCGTCCTTTGCGCCGAGGTCGTGGGCGAACTCGGGCATCTGCGATTGGAAGGCGTTG
Proteins encoded in this region:
- a CDS encoding trypsin-like peptidase domain-containing protein, whose product is MVRTLVCSFVFILLWSVDARPLTAQDRIRDLVVKIHAIHHTPDVLRPWMKNSPQQVGGSGVVIRGRRILTNAHVVRYASQIYVQPNQSPDRIAARVEAIAPSIDLAVLKLEDEAFFEGRGFLPFADELPRVKDVVNVYGYPTGGTELSVTQGIVSRIEFTEYYYQTSGLRIQVDAALNFGNSGGPAVSDGKLVGLVFSLIQNAQNIGYLIPVEEIELFLADIADGSYDGKPQIHDFLQTVENDALRRKLGLPPGINGIMVADSYSRDPSYPLREWDVITRIGDTPIDSDGKVTVRYDLRLSALYLVQKHARNGQLKVTVFREGRTLEIDLPVHGGRELVVPYLMNDNPRYFIAGPLVFSQATQEYIERVGVQRLLPARQHASLLITRRYDKPAFRGEELVVVASPMFPHRSTKGYDNPERSVVSEVNGVPVRNLRHLVEILRDSAAPDATFKFSTAGRRTHETMVFNRAELLASTAEILEENGIRHPHSPDLRSVWEKAIPDAPRAAAAGCCVSRP
- a CDS encoding MFS transporter, encoding MKKVLDSGGAAAAAPGAERRLAFAALHHRDFRIYFTVSMLSMMADNIEHVISYWLLFQKFHSPVLGGFAVISHWTPFLLFSVYFGALADRHDCRKVIQASQLMYAVVSLAWGVLFFTDTIEVWHACVLLVVHGMAGVLWGPGSQLIIHDIVGREFLQSAVRLNSTSRQLGILLGPAVGGGMMLLFGPAVGLFVNVILYLPLAAWLATVPYTGHRRDEAGGGRTQRLTLRGAVALLRELSADRTILSMIVLGGATSLLVGNAFQAQMPEFAHDFGHDKQDIAYSVLLGANAAGAVVGGLLLEGRGLLRPDPRTAVACAILWCLAIAGFAASSSYLLGVALLFCAGLLNLTFLSMAQTLVQLLAPAQLRGRLIGLFNMSYNGLKAFSGVTVGVVGGLIGVHWSLGLSAMALLAVIIALFAFMTPERGAAGPR
- a CDS encoding EamA family transporter encodes the protein MTPEAIALLAALSYALFTVFGWFGLRYSTPIVATVVSLTARTATLWTAVFVTGGIPRFATPALVVFVVLGVLQSATSLLTFIGLHKVGTARSQPLRNTYPLWSAAIAVLVMGERAGGMILAGTALIVVGVVLISWKPQAPPPGYRWWHVLYSLAAGALAGIAFPLRRLGLTITNEPVFFAAVVAVVSLIGAVPYCAGARDRRAPWDRRGVLHFSASGFFEALGALLSLIALASGRVVVVAPIVATTPLWNLLIAMIFLRGREEINPRTVAGTVAVVLGTVAVAAGR
- a CDS encoding cysteine dioxygenase family protein, which encodes MANPYSLEQFITDLNRITGAETAPARIVAQARPLLERLVRTPSCIDARFTRRGATAYGRYMLHRAPRFNVTAVVWGPGDNAKAHNHETWGLVGVIENEIQETRFRRTDDGSRPGYAELEVTAVLRNEAGMVSCLLPPDDDIHEMNNVTRRNTVEIHVYGKDLTDLPRLRFDVDGRAVKTFASPKYDNC
- a CDS encoding rhodanese-like domain-containing protein encodes the protein MAKEISCAQLEELMDGGSPCAVLDVRERGEFNDCQIAGATSLPRGEIEFRVLALVPDLKVPVVVYDEGGARAALAAATLAELGYEEVAVLGGGIDAWRSEGRPVATGVNVPSKRFGERLYRARHVPHVTPEELKRWQDEGRSVAVLDVRTPEEYARFCVPGGSNVPGGDLVLWAHALKQRREAMIVVNCAGRTRGIVGTATLRALGVESARVLQNGTMGWVLAGLELERSPRRNVPVPPVESVSEGSRLARRMAADAGLSRLGCEDIDALLSRRTDGPFYLVDVRSRREYESGHIAGSIHAPGGQAVQCADDFIAVRHARIVFLSNEAARATVAAYWYGEMGFRDVSVLDGGLRSWAESGRPLFAGAESGESPLVTRAVDAAAWIDARELLSTGASRGVTILDVGTSAEFGAAHLPGALWIARGRIETEIPRLFPDRGKPIVVTSPDGRAAALAARALEGMGYERVRALERGLRGWVAAGGSTEAGLARCLVEPNDVVLSPSITGDLESMKRYLEWEVTL
- a CDS encoding universal stress protein, encoding MAGKIGRILYATDYSKASERALEHAIALAGRNGAELLVVHVIEPVPAHMPGEDFGGAELYARLAESARREAEASMDRLMQRLRRSRVRAKSLLLKGVAYDQIIKAAKSRNADMIVIGTHGRTGLSRLFLGSVAARVVAAAPCPVLTVRGQ
- a CDS encoding D-2-hydroxyacid dehydrogenase family protein, which encodes MSVLRVFILDDFEDQASRVPAYELLRGRAEVTILKERLDTLEKLSDRLRGADAILLMRERTPFREAELAAVPGLKFISQTGRTTAHLDVAAATRRGIPIAYTPSDNGRSTTELTIGLILALLRRIPEVDRRMREESWPAVTGRMLQGKTAGVIGFGRIGRQVARILKVFDARVLAYSRTLTPEKAAEAGVECVSLETLLRESDVLSVHVPLNASTRGLIGEKELALVKPGALLVNTARGPLVSERAMVEALRSGRLGGVALDVYDVEPLPLDHPLRRFDNAILLSHRGYATEEVLRERYEQAITNILKFMDGRPVDLLNPEVLESTRG
- a CDS encoding dihydrodipicolinate synthase family protein, which gives rise to MTTAVYDRFEGLFIPHVTPFDDSGELDLESLERLAAHFAAIPGVAGLVSCARIGEGPVLTLEEKRRVYEIAGRVARRAGRVHVATIAPQSTAEAVALVRDLEKLAVDAVMIFPPLLFAWGEVGGDLKVRFFEELAAATMLPLVLFQVPVKSYWYDVETICRIARLKNVAAFKEASFDRELFAETARRLGREQAAMKILTGNDRFVAESYGLGARGALIGVANLATERWAALDAAGRAGDGTRALAIQQGLDRLKELVFSEPIVEAVARIKAVLRHQGLIRSAAVRKPQLGISAAEQRELLEGYGALAARGPAEPEAPSAV
- a CDS encoding amidohydrolase family protein — encoded protein: MAAANGHGEGIEGVIISSDSHVMEPVDLWKKGVPERYRDAAPLFPPHKVGEGFQHHPGGWDPNARIKEMEADGVSAEVLYPTLLLDLFALDDAGLQEACFRVYNDWLIDYCSVDTNRLIGVSAIPVYDIDVAVKELERCRKAGLRGAMVWQVPHPSLPFRSDHYDKFWAAAQDLDVPVSLHILTGHGYNKDKERRKGVEHYRGSVNLKLADIAGALFEFIFYGILERYPRLRVVTVENEVGWLPFMVQQWDYYYRRFRGVNPPPITRDPSEFVRNQVYSCFFNDAVCGHNLEWWGQDNVMWSNDFPHPNSTWPNSLRIIRRDLGHLPVETQTKVLATNVARLYDLDLSRIPAGIARAAARAQASA